CATTCCGGTTATGTTTAATTATTGGGCAAAACCCGCCGATACTCTTGAAGTCGCCCGTTTTTTAAACGACCATATTGCCGAGGTAGTCGCCAAATATCCCAAGCGATTTGTCGGGTTGGCCACCTTACCCATGCAAGACCCTGATTTAGCCATACAGGAACTGGAAAGATGTATGAAAGACCTGAATATGGCAGGTGTTCAGATTGGTTCTCACATCAACGAATGGAATTTGAGTGCTGCCGAGCTAATGCCTTTTTTTGAAGCATGTGAACGGTTAAACGCCTCTGTTTTTGTACATCCCTGGGACATGATGGGCAGTAAAGATATGCAGCGATATTGGCTGCCATGGTTAGTAGGTATGCCCGCCGAAACCTCCCGCGCTATTTGTTCTATGATATTTGGCGGGGTGTTTGAAAGGTTGCCCAATTTACGGGTCTTGTTTTCACATGGAGGTGGAGCATTTGCCGGCACTCTCGGCCGAATCATGCACGGCTTTAATGCCCGACCTGACCTGGTTGCTATTGATAATCCGTACCCTCCCACCAAATATCTCGGACAGTTTTGGGTAGATACTCTTGTTTTTGATGCTACCATGCTTCAACATAATATTGACCTCTTTGGCGCAGAAAAAGTTGCCCTTGGCTCGGACTATCCCTTCCCGTTGGGCGAACTGAATACAGGTGCTTTACTCGACAGCATGAACCTTGAACCCAATATCAAAA
This is a stretch of genomic DNA from Sphingobacteriales bacterium. It encodes these proteins:
- a CDS encoding amidohydrolase, translated to MHSHLLPDKLPRFTEKFGYDGFIHLEHHRQGYAKMMIGNKFFREIEENCWSADRRFADMERNRIDMQVICTIPVMFNYWAKPADTLEVARFLNDHIAEVVAKYPKRFVGLATLPMQDPDLAIQELERCMKDLNMAGVQIGSHINEWNLSAAELMPFFEACERLNASVFVHPWDMMGSKDMQRYWLPWLVGMPAETSRAICSMIFGGVFERLPNLRVLFSHGGGAFAGTLGRIMHGFNARPDLVAIDNPYPPTKYLGQFWVDTLVFDATMLQHNIDLFGAEKVALGSDYPFPLGELNTGALLDSMNLEPNIKNTILYKSALSWLNRKEEEFI